Genomic segment of Longimicrobium sp.:
TCACCAGCTCCACCTCCACCCCCACCAGGTCGCGGGTCGCGGGGACCACGTCCAGGAACGGGAAGTGGACGTTCTTCACCACCGCGTCCGCGACTGGTAGATCGTCAGAGAGGATGTCGTAGATGGAATAGCGAAGCGAGTCCTTGTTGATCCCGAGCCCGCTCGTGGCGTTCCCCTGCGGATCCGTGTCGATGACGAGCGTCTTCTTCTCCGCGACCGCCAGGCAGGCAGCCAGGTTGATCGCGGTGGTCGTCTTTCCGACGCCGCCCTTCTGGTTCGCGATGGCGATGATGCGAGACAAGCGTCCTTCTCAGCTGCTGCGCGGGAGGGGTGGGGTGAGCCGTGGCGGAAATATACGACCCCCGCGGGGGTGAGTCTAGCGACCGCCAGTGTTCCGCCAACTGGGGCACGCGTCGCGGTGCGGGGTGGGACGACGCATGCGCAGCAGTGTTCCACGTGGAACAACTTACGGGCACAGAGAAGATGGGGCAGGGAAGAGGATCGAACGGTTGCTCCCTACACCGCGGGCGCTACTCCCCCGCCGCCACTCGATCTCCGCGCTTGCGCAGCTCCATCACGAGGTTCTGAAGATCGCTGGGGGAGACGCCGGGGATGCGCGATGCCTGCGCCAGCGTAGCCGGGCGGATGTGATCGAGCTTCTGGCGCGCCTCAAAGGAGAGCGAGTGGAGCTCGATCCACGGGAGGTCGGCGGGGAGCGCAACATCCGCGTGGCGCTGCAGTGCCGCGGATCGCGCGCGCTCCTTCACGAGATAACCGTCGTACTTCATCTCCATCTCCACGGCCGCAAGCGTCTCGAGCAGTACGGCGCGTTCGGCGTCCGGCGCGCCACCCACGGCATCCAGGAGCGCCTCACCTCGGACGTTCGGGCGGCGGATCAGGACGGAGAGTCGAGTCGGCTCGCGAAGCGGAGAGGAGTCCACTGACTCGAGCAGCGGATTCACGGCGGCGGGAGGGGCGTTCGTATCGCGGAGCCAGGCGCCCAAGTGATCTGCAAGCTCCTGACGCTCCTCCATCACCCTGCGTTGCGCATCGCTCAGCATCCCGCGCGCGGCGGCGATGGGGCCCAGCCGCTGAAGCGCGTTGTCCTGGCGAAGCGTCAGCCGGAACTCCGCGCGCGAGGTGAAGAGGCGATACGGCTCGTCGGTGCCCTTGGTCACCAGATCGTCCACGAGCACGCCGATGAAAGCCTGATCGCGCTCGAGGATGAGCGGCTCCTGCTCAAGTGCCGCGAACGCGGCGTTCGCCCCGGCGACTACGCCCTGACCCGCTGCCTCCTCGTAGCCGGTGGTGCCGTTCACCTGGCCCGCCAGGAACAGCCCCTCCAGCGCCTTCGACTCCAGCGTGGGGTGAAGCTGGTGCGGGGGGTAGTAATCGTACTCGATCGCGTACCCCACCTTTGTCATCCGCACCTGCTCCAGCCCCGGAATGCTGCGCAGCATCCGCTCCTGCACGTCGGCGGGGAGGGAAGTGGACAGGCCGTTGACGTACATCTCGCACGTGTCCAGCCCCTCCGGCTCCAGGAAGATCTGGTGGCGCGGCGCGTCAGGGAACTTGACGATCTTGTCTTCGATGGAAGGGCAGTAGCGCGGCCCCCGCCCCGAGATCTCGCCGCCGTACAGCGCGGACTCGCCCAGATGGCCGTGCACCAGGTCGGCGAGCTCGGCTCCCGTCCAAGTGATCCAGCACGGAAGCTGAGGGAGTAGCGGGGCGCGCTCCCAGACGGAGAGACGGTAATCGGGGCTCTCCCCCGGCTGCTCCTCCACGCGCGAGTAGTCGACGCTGCGCCCGTCGATGCGGGGCGGCGTTCCCGTCTTGAAGCGCGCCACCTCCAGCCCGAGCGCCTCCATCTGCTCGGCGAGACGAATGGAGGGTGGGTCACCCGCGCGGCCGGCCGGCACC
This window contains:
- the mnmG gene encoding tRNA uridine-5-carboxymethylaminomethyl(34) synthesis enzyme MnmG gives rise to the protein MYDVIVVGGGHAGVEAASAAARAGARTLMVTANLEAIGQMSCNPAIGGVAKGTVVREVDALGGVMGMATDRARIQFRMLNRSKGPAVWAPRMQCDRGLYPRAARALLERHEGLDFFQGMVGSLLLEDGRVAGVKTENGFEFRARSVVMTAGTFLRGRIHVGRAEGVPAGRAGDPPSIRLAEQMEALGLEVARFKTGTPPRIDGRSVDYSRVEEQPGESPDYRLSVWERAPLLPQLPCWITWTGAELADLVHGHLGESALYGGEISGRGPRYCPSIEDKIVKFPDAPRHQIFLEPEGLDTCEMYVNGLSTSLPADVQERMLRSIPGLEQVRMTKVGYAIEYDYYPPHQLHPTLESKALEGLFLAGQVNGTTGYEEAAGQGVVAGANAAFAALEQEPLILERDQAFIGVLVDDLVTKGTDEPYRLFTSRAEFRLTLRQDNALQRLGPIAAARGMLSDAQRRVMEERQELADHLGAWLRDTNAPPAAVNPLLESVDSSPLREPTRLSVLIRRPNVRGEALLDAVGGAPDAERAVLLETLAAVEMEMKYDGYLVKERARSAALQRHADVALPADLPWIELHSLSFEARQKLDHIRPATLAQASRIPGVSPSDLQNLVMELRKRGDRVAAGE